The following are encoded in a window of Impatiens glandulifera chromosome 5, dImpGla2.1, whole genome shotgun sequence genomic DNA:
- the LOC124938410 gene encoding adenine phosphoribosyltransferase 1-like, which translates to MKSMNQKLVPLNNRPNFFANAFVKVSLQSLPSSWSSQQVNLSTLCLDSSCNFPSHSCVPVATKRYHKLHAITASASSDPNYNDDRIDRIASTIRVIPGFPKPGILFQDITTLLLDPKAFKDTIDLFVERYEHKNISVVAGIEARGFIFGPPIALAIGAKFVPMRKPNKLPGEVISEEYSLEYGTDIMEMHVGAVQAGERVLIIDDLIATGGTLCAAMKLVERVGAEVVECACVIELTGLKGREKLSDKPLFILITAPGE; encoded by the exons ATGAAATCAATGAATCAAAAACTAGTCCCACTCAATAATCGCCCTAATTTCTTTGCCAATGCGTTCGTAAAAGTTTCACTACAATCACTACCTTCATCGTGGTCGTCGCAACAAGTCAACCTATCAACACTCTGCCTTGATTCAAGTTGCAACTTTCCGTCCCACAGTTGTGTTCCAGTAGCAACTAAGAGATATCATAAGCTCCATGCAATCACGGCCTCCGCCTCCTCCGATCCGAATTACAACGACGATCGCATCGATCGAATCGCTTCCACGATTCGCGTCATTCCCGGTTTTCCTAAGCCCG GCATTTTGTTCCAAGACATTACTACACTGCTTTTAGATCCAAAGGCTTTCAAGGACACAATTGATTTGTTTGTCGAGAGATACGAGCACAAAAACATCTCCGTTGTCGCAG GTATTGAAGCAAGAGGCTTCATATTTGGACCTCCCATTGCATTGGCTATTGGAGCAAAATTTGTCCCCATGAGAAAACCCAACAAGTTGCCTG GGGAAGTTAtctcagaggagtactctttGGAGTATGGAACTGATATAATGGAAATGCATGTTGGGGCTGTACAAGCAGGGGAACGTGTGTTGATAATCGACGATCTTATTGCAACAGGTGGCACGTTGTGTGCTGCTATGAAGCTAGTAG AGCGTGTTGGAGCAGAAGTAGTTGAGTGTGCATGCGTAATTGAACTTACCGGGCTGAAG GGAAGGGAGAAATTGAGTGACAAACCACTATTTATCCTCATAACTGCACCCGGAGAATAG